From Corallococcus caeni:
CCCTCGCCGTGCGGCGGCGCCCGCTCCCCCGCCCTGCCCTCTTCGCGGCCGCGGCGGCCGTGCTGCTGTGCGTGGCCGCCGGAGTCTTGGTGCTCGGACGCGGGCAGGCAGCGCCAGCGGTGCAGGCGTCGCGCCCGACGTACCGCCCCGTCACGTTCCGCCGGGGCCACGTGCTCAACGCGCGGTTCTCCGCGGACGGACACACGCTGCTCTATGGCGCGGCGTGGGAGGGAGGACGCGCGGAGCTCTACAGCGCGCGCACCGAACGTCCGGTGTCACAGCCGATGGGAACTCCCGCGGACGTGCTCGCCACGTCGTCACGCGGAGAGATGGCGGTGCTGCTCGAGCCCCGCTTCTTCGACGCGGACCATGGCAGCGGGACGCTGGGCCTGATGCCGCTGGGCGGTGGCGCGCCGAGGGCCGTGCTCGACGGCGTGCTGGAGGCGGACTGGGGACGGAGCGACGGACCGCTCGCGGTGGTGCGCCGCGTGGGCGAGAACTTCCGGCTGGAGCAGCCTCCCGGCACGGTGCGCTTCGAGTCCCAGGGGTGGATCAGCCACGCGCGCGTGTCGCCTGACGGAGCGCGGATCGCGTTCCTGTTCCACGCGCACCCGAAGGACGACCGGGGCGGGGTCTGGGTGCTTGAGAAGGAAGGCCCGCCCCGGGAGCTCTCCGCGGACTGGGCGAGCGTCCGCGGGCTCGCGTGGGCTCCGGATGGACGCGAGGTCTGGTTCACCGCCTCCCGCACGGGCGCCGACTCCGAGCTGCTCGCCGTCGACCTGCGAGGCGCGCTGCGGCCAGTGGACCGCATCGCCGGGAGGATGCTGCTGCATGACATCTCCAGCGAGGGCACCGTCCTGGTGGACCACCCGGTGATCCGCACCGGGCTCGCGTTCGGGCAGGCGGGGGCGGAGCGCGACCTGGCGTGGTCGGACTCCTCGTTCATGACCGACATGTCCCGCGACGGCCGGACGCTCATCTTCGTGGAAGGCGCGGAGGTGGAGGGCCCCACCTACGGGGCCTACCTGCGGACCACCGATGGCGCCCCTCCGGTCCGCCTGGGAGATGGCCTCCCCATGGCGCTGTCTCCGGACGGAAAGCAGGTGCTGACGGCCCGCTACGGCAAGCGGATGGAGTACCTGCTGCTGCCCACGGGCGCCGGGGAGCCGCGTCCCCTGTCGCTCGCGCCGGTCGCCACGGTGCTCACCGCGCGCTGGTTCCCGGATGGGAAGCGCCTGCTCCTGCGCGCCAGCGAGGAGGGCCATCGCGCCCGCCTGTGGGTGTTCGAGCCCGGTGCCGGAGCCCCCACGCCCATCACGCCGGAGGGCACGGGCTTCGACACCGCCATCTCCCCGGACGGCTCACGGCTCGCGGCGGTGGATGCGGAAGGAAACCTCCGCGTGTTCTCCCCGGCGGGTGAGGCGCGAAGCACCGTCCCCGGCCGCTTCACGGGCCAGAACGTGGTGGGCTGGGACGCGAGCGGAGAAGCCCTCTACCTGCGGCGCGTCTCGCTCCCGGTGCAGGTCTCCAGGGTCGACGTGAGGACCGGCGTGAGCACGCCGCACCTGACCGTCCCCGCCCAGGGAAACACGCCGGGCCTCATCTCCGTGATGACGCTGGCGCTCTCCGCGGACGGAAAGTCCTACGCCTACAGCTACAGCGAGGCGCTCTCACGGCTGTTCCTGGTAGAGGGATTGGCCGGCGCAAGGCCCTCCGGTCAATGACAGTCACAGCCCTTCAAGGAACCGCGCCGCTCCGGACCATGCCGGGCCGCGCGGTTCCCTTTGCTTCACATCACTTCACGTCCGCGGCCTTCAGGTTCTGGTTCACGAAGTCCCAGTTCACCAGGCTGGTGAGGAAGGTCTCGATGAACTTGGGGCGCGCGTTGCGGTAGTCGATGTAGTAGGCGTGCTCCCAGACGTCGATGGTGAGCAGCGCCTTCTTGCCGTGCTTCATCGGCAGGTCCGCGTTGGCCGTCTTCATCACGGACAGCTTGCCGCTGCTGTCCTGCACCAGCCACGCCCAGCCGGAGCCGAACTGCGTGGCGGCGGCGTCGGCGAACTGACGCTTGAACTCCTCGTAGGAGCCGAAGTCGCGGTTGATGGCCTCCGCGACCTCCCCCGTCGGCTTGCCGCCGCCGTTGGTCGGCGTCATGCAGTTCCAGAAGAAGGTGTGGTTC
This genomic window contains:
- a CDS encoding protein kinase domain-containing protein; amino-acid sequence: MSGCPSEETILAFVEDRLPPEQRALTEAHLSRCEGCGSLIAAVAATWHAEGRLAEADPPRAFGPGEQVGPYVIVEHAGSGAMGDVYRARDGRLGRDVALKVLPARFAQDAERLARFRQEARAAGALSHPHLLALFDVGTHEDVPYLVTEWLEGVTLRTRLMRGPLPLEQVARLGIQLAQGLAAAHARGVIHRDLKPANIFLCANGSARILDFGLARLTERTEDAALTQSGAVVGSAGYMAPEQIRGQGVDARADVFSLGAVLHEAVSGQAPFGGNSPVERMSATLRDEPPVLPGALGTVIARCLAKAPGDRFQSAQDLAFALESIAARGAPLAVRRRPLPRPALFAAAAAVLLCVAAGVLVLGRGQAAPAVQASRPTYRPVTFRRGHVLNARFSADGHTLLYGAAWEGGRAELYSARTERPVSQPMGTPADVLATSSRGEMAVLLEPRFFDADHGSGTLGLMPLGGGAPRAVLDGVLEADWGRSDGPLAVVRRVGENFRLEQPPGTVRFESQGWISHARVSPDGARIAFLFHAHPKDDRGGVWVLEKEGPPRELSADWASVRGLAWAPDGREVWFTASRTGADSELLAVDLRGALRPVDRIAGRMLLHDISSEGTVLVDHPVIRTGLAFGQAGAERDLAWSDSSFMTDMSRDGRTLIFVEGAEVEGPTYGAYLRTTDGAPPVRLGDGLPMALSPDGKQVLTARYGKRMEYLLLPTGAGEPRPLSLAPVATVLTARWFPDGKRLLLRASEEGHRARLWVFEPGAGAPTPITPEGTGFDTAISPDGSRLAAVDAEGNLRVFSPAGEARSTVPGRFTGQNVVGWDASGEALYLRRVSLPVQVSRVDVRTGVSTPHLTVPAQGNTPGLISVMTLALSADGKSYAYSYSEALSRLFLVEGLAGARPSGQ
- a CDS encoding superoxide dismutase; its protein translation is MPFTLPELPYKKDALAPHMSAETLEYHHDKHHAAYVNKLNELTAGKPEAAKSLVEVILSSDGPVFNNAAQVWNHTFFWNCMTPTNGGGKPTGEVAEAINRDFGSYEEFKRQFADAAATQFGSGWAWLVQDSSGKLSVMKTANADLPMKHGKKALLTIDVWEHAYYIDYRNARPKFIETFLTSLVNWDFVNQNLKAADVK